In Pseudomonas sp. MM213, a genomic segment contains:
- a CDS encoding GspMb/PilO family protein codes for MQIPRLIVHEYLQGLGIPGLAGMALLALASVYGLAGLMPDWQSLQQLSQQTREAGEYLARVEDGSVAAPVVPQRQLDDFRSKLPSQPQATVAIDKIYALAAQEHITLARGEYALGIDPKTHLARYQILLPVRGSYPQLRRFLHALLGQLPAVVVEDVEFQRKKIADTDLTGRIRMTLYLSRS; via the coding sequence ATGCAAATCCCTAGACTGATCGTCCACGAATACCTGCAAGGCCTGGGCATTCCCGGTCTGGCAGGGATGGCGCTGCTGGCGTTGGCATCGGTCTATGGCCTGGCGGGCTTGATGCCGGACTGGCAGTCGCTGCAACAGCTCAGCCAACAGACCCGCGAAGCCGGTGAATACCTGGCCAGGGTTGAAGACGGCAGCGTCGCCGCGCCGGTGGTGCCACAACGTCAGCTCGACGACTTCCGCAGCAAGCTGCCTTCGCAGCCGCAAGCCACGGTGGCGATCGACAAGATCTACGCGTTGGCGGCCCAGGAACACATCACCCTGGCACGCGGTGAATATGCCCTGGGCATCGACCCCAAGACCCATCTGGCGCGCTATCAGATTCTGCTGCCGGTGCGTGGCAGCTACCCGCAACTGCGGCGCTTCCTGCATGCCTTGCTCGGTCAGTTGCCGGCGGTGGTGGTGGAGGACGTGGAGTTCCAGCGTAAAAAGATCGCCGACACCGACCTGACCGGGCGGATCCGCATGACCCTCTACCTGTCGAGGTCATGA
- a CDS encoding secretin N-terminal domain-containing protein, with translation MNRSRLLMSFCCACAGLVACSSAQVANKEASELIEQGQYEAGLARIEEGLRENPRNTELHLARNSAHAKAITALLTEADTDRSHRDFAAARVSYNRVLTIEPNNRRAQDAMRQLDYMRSLDEKLELARGDLRRGDIYGADRQVKQILELDPKNEGALELQSNIRLVQSRNVIQYPQLRTRLERPVTLEFRDANLKTIFEVLSQVAGLNFIFDKDLRPDMKATIFVRDVRIEDAVELLLQQNQLHQKVVNENTLLIYPDSPQKLKDYQELVMRTFYLTSIDANTALNMIKTMLKTRDVFVDERLNTLTMRDSEDAIRMAEKLLQSQDQSNPEVVLEVEVMEVATQRILDLGLQWPNTFGVVNGDGSPVQILDQLKGIDSSRITISPSPQAKINAQDNDINTLASPVIRVSNREQARIHIGQRVPIISATSVPSTQGPVITESVTYLDVGLKLEVQPTVHLNNEVAIKIALEVSNATPLEPTRQGTIPVQVDTRNAQTTLRLHDGETQILAGLMRNDHGATGNKIPGLGDIPGLGRLFGSNKDNVSKSELVLSITPRIVRNLPYQSPSDMEFPTGTETSMRIQAPDRQMEPPIQNEHIDRPVAASTTQVFIEKP, from the coding sequence ATGAATAGATCCCGTTTGCTGATGAGCTTTTGCTGTGCGTGTGCCGGGCTGGTGGCGTGCAGTTCTGCCCAGGTCGCCAACAAGGAAGCGTCCGAGCTGATCGAGCAGGGACAATACGAGGCCGGCCTGGCGCGTATTGAAGAAGGGCTGCGGGAAAACCCTCGTAATACCGAACTGCACCTGGCCCGCAACTCCGCCCACGCCAAGGCGATTACCGCGCTGCTGACCGAGGCTGACACCGACCGTTCGCACCGGGACTTCGCCGCCGCGCGCGTCAGCTACAACCGGGTGCTGACCATCGAGCCGAACAACCGGCGTGCCCAGGATGCAATGCGCCAGCTCGACTACATGCGCAGCCTCGATGAAAAACTCGAGCTGGCCCGTGGCGACTTGCGTCGCGGCGACATCTACGGGGCCGACCGTCAGGTCAAACAGATTCTCGAACTGGACCCGAAAAATGAAGGCGCCCTGGAACTGCAAAGCAACATCCGTCTGGTCCAGAGCCGCAACGTCATCCAGTACCCACAACTGCGCACACGCCTGGAACGGCCCGTGACCCTGGAGTTTCGCGACGCCAACCTGAAAACCATTTTCGAGGTGCTGTCCCAGGTCGCCGGGTTGAACTTCATCTTCGACAAGGACCTGCGCCCGGACATGAAAGCCACGATCTTCGTGCGTGACGTGCGCATCGAAGACGCCGTGGAACTGCTGCTGCAACAGAACCAGTTGCATCAGAAAGTGGTGAACGAAAACACCTTGCTGATCTACCCGGACTCACCGCAAAAGCTCAAGGATTACCAGGAGCTGGTGATGCGCACCTTCTACCTGACCAGCATCGATGCCAACACCGCGCTGAACATGATCAAAACCATGCTCAAGACCCGCGACGTGTTTGTCGATGAGCGCCTCAACACCCTGACCATGCGCGACTCCGAAGACGCGATCCGCATGGCGGAAAAACTCCTGCAATCGCAAGACCAGTCCAACCCCGAAGTGGTGCTGGAAGTGGAGGTGATGGAGGTTGCCACCCAACGGATTCTCGACCTCGGCCTGCAATGGCCGAACACCTTTGGCGTGGTCAACGGCGACGGTTCGCCGGTGCAGATTCTCGATCAATTGAAAGGCATCGACTCCAGCCGGATCACCATCTCGCCTTCGCCGCAAGCCAAGATCAATGCCCAGGACAACGACATCAACACCCTGGCCAGCCCGGTGATTCGTGTCAGCAACCGCGAGCAGGCGCGCATCCACATTGGTCAGCGCGTGCCGATCATCAGCGCCACGTCGGTGCCGTCGACCCAAGGCCCGGTGATCACCGAAAGCGTCACCTACCTGGACGTCGGTCTGAAGCTGGAAGTGCAGCCGACCGTGCACCTGAACAACGAAGTGGCGATCAAGATCGCGCTGGAAGTGAGTAACGCCACGCCACTGGAACCGACCCGCCAGGGCACGATTCCGGTGCAGGTCGATACCCGTAACGCCCAGACCACCCTGCGCCTGCATGACGGCGAAACCCAGATTCTTGCCGGCCTGATGCGCAACGACCATGGCGCCACCGGCAACAAGATCCCGGGGCTTGGCGACATTCCTGGCCTGGGCCGGTTGTTCGGCAGCAACAAGGACAACGTCAGCAAATCGGAACTGGTGCTGTCGATCACGCCACGGATCGTGCGCAACCTGCCGTACCAGAGCCCGTCGGACATGGAATTCCCGACCGGGACCGAAACCAGCATGCGCATTCAGGCGCCGGACCGGCAGATGGAACCGCCCATTCAGAACGAGCACATCGATCGGCCGGTGGCGGCTTCAACCACTCAAGTGTTTATCGAGAAGCCTTGA
- a CDS encoding type II secretion system protein, which translates to MSASQRGFTLIEVVVTLALIGLLAGMAAPLTETVVRRGKEQELRTALYQIRDAIDAYKRAFDAGYIEKSLNSSGYPPNLKVLVEGVRDVRSAKGAKFYFLRRVPHDPLKPVKRDDDGGWGLRSYDSTAQNPREGQDVFDVYSQARGKGLNGIAYREW; encoded by the coding sequence ATGAGCGCCTCGCAACGCGGTTTTACCCTGATCGAAGTCGTGGTGACGCTGGCCCTGATCGGCTTGCTGGCCGGCATGGCCGCGCCGCTGACCGAGACCGTGGTGCGCCGGGGCAAAGAGCAGGAACTGCGCACCGCGCTGTACCAGATTCGCGATGCCATCGACGCGTACAAACGCGCATTCGACGCCGGTTACATCGAGAAGTCCCTGAACAGCAGCGGCTATCCGCCGAACCTGAAAGTGTTGGTGGAGGGGGTGCGCGATGTGCGCAGCGCCAAGGGGGCCAAGTTCTATTTTCTGCGGCGCGTGCCCCATGACCCGCTGAAGCCGGTCAAGCGTGACGACGACGGCGGCTGGGGTTTGCGCTCCTATGACAGCACGGCTCAAAACCCGCGTGAGGGCCAAGACGTCTTTGACGTTTATTCCCAGGCGCGTGGCAAAGGGCTTAACGGCATCGCCTACCGGGAGTGGTGA
- a CDS encoding type II secretion system protein → MRREKGFTLLELMVVMAIIATLMTIALPRYFNSLEASKETTLRQSLSVMREALDHYYGDTGRYPDSLEQLVEQRYLRNPPMDPIAERKDLWVMVAPPDGVPGGVADIKSGATGRARDGSLYSEW, encoded by the coding sequence ATGCGTCGGGAAAAGGGGTTTACCCTGCTGGAACTGATGGTGGTCATGGCAATCATCGCAACCCTGATGACCATCGCCTTGCCACGTTATTTCAACAGCCTCGAGGCCTCGAAAGAGACCACGCTGCGCCAGAGCCTGTCGGTGATGCGCGAAGCCCTGGATCACTACTACGGCGACACCGGGCGTTATCCCGATTCCCTTGAGCAACTGGTGGAACAACGCTACCTGCGCAACCCGCCGATGGACCCGATTGCCGAACGCAAGGACCTCTGGGTCATGGTCGCACCACCGGACGGCGTACCGGGTGGCGTCGCCGATATCAAAAGCGGGGCCACAGGGAGGGCGCGTGATGGCAGCCTCTATTCCGAGTGGTAA
- a CDS encoding type II secretion system GspH family protein, with translation MAASIPSGKPSNEGGFTYLGVLFLIMLMGMGLATAGELWSTLSRRDRERQLLWVGTQYAQALRSYYRSSPGLAQYPKTLEDLLQDERFPSPKHHIRQLYPDPIGGGEWSLMRGFDGRITGLNSASTDTPLKQADFPSQWSDFAGMASYKDWQFVAEKAFLEGTSGPAKGQSQSPEALQP, from the coding sequence ATGGCAGCCTCTATTCCGAGTGGTAAACCTTCGAACGAGGGCGGTTTCACTTACCTGGGCGTGCTGTTCCTGATCATGCTGATGGGCATGGGCCTGGCCACTGCCGGCGAGTTGTGGTCAACCCTCTCGCGCCGTGATCGTGAGCGCCAGCTGCTCTGGGTCGGTACGCAATACGCCCAGGCGCTGCGCAGCTACTACCGCAGTTCGCCAGGCCTGGCCCAATACCCGAAAACGCTGGAAGACCTGTTGCAGGACGAGCGTTTTCCCAGCCCAAAACACCATATCCGGCAGCTGTATCCGGACCCGATCGGCGGCGGCGAATGGAGCCTGATGCGCGGTTTCGACGGCCGCATCACCGGCCTCAACAGCGCCTCCACGGACACGCCGCTCAAGCAGGCGGACTTCCCCTCTCAGTGGTCGGATTTTGCCGGTATGGCGAGTTACAAGGACTGGCAGTTCGTGGCCGAAAAAGCCTTTCTCGAAGGCACATCGGGACCTGCCAAGGGCCAGTCACAATCGCCCGAAGCGTTGCAGCCATGA
- the csgE gene encoding curli production assembly/transport protein CsgE — translation MNRFCVAVILMLASAAATAGEEDEMMGFIVDDTISHIGHDFYYSFSERLRATSPMDFNLVVRERPSARWGALVTVEYQQRLVYRRFLPPNTVELKEEAYDAADWVRGQIVQRKLEALLQDTTDLERDEL, via the coding sequence ATGAACCGATTCTGCGTGGCCGTGATCCTGATGCTGGCGTCTGCTGCCGCCACGGCCGGCGAAGAGGACGAAATGATGGGGTTCATCGTCGATGACACGATCTCGCACATCGGTCACGACTTTTACTACTCGTTCAGTGAACGCCTGCGCGCCACCAGCCCGATGGATTTCAACCTGGTGGTACGCGAACGACCTTCGGCGCGGTGGGGCGCCCTGGTCACTGTGGAATATCAGCAGCGTCTGGTTTACCGGCGTTTTTTGCCGCCGAACACCGTGGAACTCAAGGAAGAGGCCTATGACGCCGCCGACTGGGTCCGCGGGCAGATCGTCCAGCGCAAGCTGGAAGCCTTGTTGCAGGACACAACGGACCTTGAGAGGGACGAACTATGA
- a CDS encoding curli assembly protein CsgF — translation MKTTTFSQHRLFSRAGIWLVGLGSCGLVQATELVYTPINPSFGGNPLNGTWLLNNAQAQNDYDDPDLKKRTAAAGTSALERFSSQLQSRLLGQLLDNISAGNTGSLTTDAFIVNVVDDSGQLTIVVTDRATGEVSEIQVSGLAP, via the coding sequence ATGAAAACCACAACGTTCTCGCAGCACCGCCTGTTTTCAAGGGCAGGCATCTGGTTGGTCGGGCTCGGCAGTTGCGGCCTGGTCCAGGCCACCGAACTGGTCTACACGCCCATCAACCCCTCGTTTGGCGGTAACCCGCTGAACGGGACCTGGCTGCTCAACAACGCCCAGGCGCAAAACGATTACGACGATCCTGACTTGAAAAAACGCACCGCCGCGGCCGGTACTTCAGCGCTGGAGCGGTTCTCCAGTCAGTTGCAGTCGCGGTTGCTCGGGCAGTTGCTGGACAACATTTCCGCGGGCAACACCGGGAGCCTGACCACCGACGCTTTTATCGTCAATGTGGTCGACGACTCCGGCCAATTGACCATCGTCGTGACCGACCGAGCGACCGGTGAAGTTTCCGAAATTCAGGTGAGCGGCCTGGCCCCTTGA
- a CDS encoding CsgG/HfaB family protein — translation MKRIMVLGLMLAALQGCSLREPIGAEQDTETPTLTPRASTYYDLINMPRPKGRLMAVVYGFRDQTGQYKPTPASSFSTSVTQGAASMLMDALQASGWFVVLEREGLQNLLTERKIIRASQKKPNTPVNIQGELPPLQAANMMLEGGIIAYDTNVKSGGEGARYLGIDISREYRVDQVTVNLRAVDVRSGQVLANVMTSKTIYSVGRSAGVFKFIEFKKLLEAEVGYTTNEPAQLCVLSAIEAAVGHLLAQGIERRLWQVAGDNSPESGETLDRYLTQNKVVPEEE, via the coding sequence ATGAAAAGAATAATGGTGCTAGGGCTGATGTTGGCGGCGTTACAGGGGTGCAGTCTGCGCGAGCCGATCGGGGCTGAGCAGGACACCGAAACCCCGACGCTGACCCCGAGGGCTTCGACCTACTACGACTTGATCAACATGCCACGACCCAAGGGCCGGTTGATGGCGGTGGTGTACGGTTTCCGCGACCAGACCGGGCAATACAAGCCGACCCCGGCCAGTTCGTTTTCTACCAGCGTCACTCAAGGCGCGGCGAGCATGTTGATGGATGCGTTGCAGGCCAGCGGCTGGTTTGTGGTGCTGGAGCGGGAGGGGCTGCAGAACCTGCTGACCGAGCGCAAGATCATCCGCGCCTCGCAGAAAAAGCCGAACACGCCGGTGAATATCCAGGGTGAATTGCCGCCGTTGCAAGCGGCGAACATGATGCTTGAGGGCGGGATTATTGCGTACGACACCAATGTGAAAAGCGGCGGGGAAGGGGCGCGTTACCTGGGTATCGATATTTCCCGGGAGTATCGGGTGGATCAGGTCACGGTGAACCTGCGGGCGGTGGATGTGCGCAGTGGGCAGGTGCTGGCCAATGTGATGACCAGCAAGACGATTTACTCCGTGGGCCGTAGTGCCGGGGTGTTCAAGTTTATCGAGTTCAAGAAGTTGCTTGAGGCTGAGGTTGGCTACACCACGAACGAGCCGGCGCAGTTGTGCGTGTTGTCGGCGATCGAGGCGGCGGTGGGGCATCTTCTGGCGCAGGGGATCGAGCGGCGTTTGTGGCAGGTGGCGGGGGATAATTCGCCTGAGAGCGGTGAGACGCTTGACCGGTATCTGACCCAGAACAAGGTGGTGCCTGAAGAAGAGTGA
- a CDS encoding curlin: protein MFKLTPLTAAILVIASAQALANDSISTQDQVGTANIANVKQTKAPYSTATQQQLGEGNDAAAVQDSATSTIDQNQVGEYNAGYAEQLYEDNSTITQKQTGSFNTSHASQSIGAGGGEVLQQQEGSGNFSFVYQDSQEGTSGQTFQYGDSNEANIEQIQPGIGNMAVIIQYGTTNYATAEQINHMGGQIDINQSGANNYAYGDQRNGDGGNLTINQNGDGNGTEIWQDGQVGSTATVDQMGETNETVVDQSFGENNTAQVFQVGNLNAIYADQFESTGSTLALYQTGTGNVHFTYQSGEGHSLTATSVGSDNKVYASNWKGPQKGGQFGSNQSATITQNGKENIANFTQDGVGHVMTTSQTGMGNKTIVSQAENYNELYFDQNGTDNMLIADQRGTTNLVEGSSNGMNNRSEFDQSGTGNLASTSQWGNDNKITLKQTDSMNVAYVTQSGIGNIANVDQSGVTQMATIQQVGMDNQATVLQQ, encoded by the coding sequence ATGTTCAAACTGACGCCCCTCACCGCCGCGATCCTGGTCATTGCCAGTGCCCAGGCGTTGGCCAACGACAGCATTTCCACCCAGGACCAGGTCGGCACCGCCAACATCGCCAATGTGAAACAGACCAAGGCCCCCTACAGCACCGCCACCCAGCAGCAACTTGGCGAAGGCAACGATGCGGCTGCGGTGCAGGACTCGGCCACCAGCACCATCGACCAGAACCAGGTCGGTGAATACAACGCCGGTTACGCCGAGCAATTGTATGAAGACAACAGCACCATCACCCAGAAACAGACCGGCAGCTTCAACACCAGCCATGCCAGTCAATCGATCGGTGCGGGCGGCGGCGAAGTGCTGCAACAGCAGGAAGGCAGCGGTAACTTTTCGTTCGTCTATCAGGACAGCCAGGAGGGCACTTCCGGTCAAACTTTCCAGTACGGCGACAGCAATGAAGCCAACATCGAGCAGATCCAGCCCGGCATCGGCAACATGGCGGTGATCATCCAGTACGGCACCACCAACTACGCCACCGCCGAACAGATCAACCACATGGGCGGTCAGATCGACATCAACCAGTCCGGTGCCAACAACTATGCCTACGGCGACCAACGCAACGGCGACGGCGGCAACCTGACCATCAACCAGAACGGCGACGGCAACGGCACCGAAATCTGGCAAGACGGGCAAGTGGGCAGCACGGCCACCGTCGACCAGATGGGCGAGACCAACGAAACCGTGGTCGACCAGAGCTTCGGCGAAAACAACACCGCTCAGGTCTTCCAGGTCGGCAACCTCAACGCGATCTACGCCGACCAGTTCGAGTCCACCGGCTCGACCCTGGCGCTGTACCAGACGGGTACGGGCAACGTGCATTTCACCTATCAGTCCGGCGAAGGCCATTCGCTCACCGCGACTTCGGTGGGTAGCGACAACAAGGTCTACGCCAGCAACTGGAAAGGTCCGCAAAAAGGTGGCCAGTTCGGCAGCAACCAGAGCGCAACCATCACTCAGAACGGCAAGGAAAACATTGCCAACTTCACCCAGGACGGCGTCGGCCATGTCATGACCACCAGCCAGACCGGCATGGGCAACAAAACCATCGTCAGCCAGGCGGAGAACTACAACGAGCTGTACTTCGATCAGAACGGCACCGACAACATGCTCATCGCCGACCAGCGCGGCACCACCAACCTGGTCGAGGGCAGCAGTAACGGCATGAACAACCGTAGCGAATTCGACCAGTCCGGCACCGGCAACCTGGCCTCTACCAGCCAGTGGGGCAACGATAACAAGATCACTCTGAAACAGACCGACAGCATGAATGTGGCGTATGTGACCCAGAGCGGTATCGGGAACATTGCCAATGTTGATCAGAGTGGCGTGACGCAGATGGCGACCATTCAACAGGTGGGTATGGATAACCAGGCGACGGTGTTGCAGCAGTAA
- a CDS encoding curlin, which produces MKTSTAALLCLLLLCSSAGVRADDLMENDDLGPGTDLGELPPPIGQHALIDQNGQANVALLQQNGQSLLGTIVQSGSNQEAYILQQGSDLMAMITQQGSGNSASITQTGSQNRAQIAQNGNNNDASIDQAGTGLSSAVTQSGNGMSVSVKQYR; this is translated from the coding sequence ATGAAAACGTCGACCGCCGCCCTGCTCTGCCTGCTTCTGCTTTGCAGCAGCGCGGGCGTGCGCGCCGACGATCTGATGGAGAACGATGACCTGGGCCCCGGCACCGACCTCGGCGAGTTGCCACCGCCGATTGGCCAGCACGCGCTGATCGACCAGAACGGCCAGGCCAACGTGGCGCTGCTGCAACAGAACGGCCAGTCGCTGCTCGGCACCATCGTCCAGTCGGGGAGCAATCAGGAAGCCTACATCCTGCAACAAGGCAGCGACCTGATGGCAATGATCACTCAGCAAGGTTCCGGCAACTCGGCCTCGATCACCCAGACCGGCAGCCAGAACCGCGCGCAGATAGCCCAGAACGGCAATAACAACGACGCCAGCATCGACCAGGCCGGCACGGGGCTTTCCAGCGCCGTGACCCAATCGGGAAACGGCATGAGCGTTTCAGTCAAACAATACCGCTAA
- a CDS encoding Ig-like domain-containing protein, which produces MNKWPRFALKALGLTLSLSGSAFAQLNAVDTGPYTFATGKFPMWYQDSNLLSLELCQSRATSTRAPGAPGAPAYMCILNPEPGIFDDTLPMVFPDNWPPEAFWFLAETSINDVGGYGVDAYVAGIEAAFAAENPVDGDQASFARIRLRVNIPVAGTYTITHPYGVETVNVTTPGRRAINITRDIGIGAPGNFAGALNGEVGPFLRSVNGPYTEVNPDTGAIETFVGDPNLSEAVTGSPFNNNFLRVQGPAGTIQTNLFTVSGKVLDSRAQTPVEIGRATYRRLPTGPGTSSTRVEVFGKSAISSILCFRETVPLVPGPPQSPCLVTMLGNNTGQFFGHRLTGSTVPPVVVVTATDPSGTNRPTAVSSKVTDIVKIQTARYNWSNHSLLIEATSSDEVVVPDMVAQGFGRLTKTGTLQRLTVADLSQPPATVTIKSAAGGNDTEPVVVIGTQPNSGENQAPLAVADTGSTSFGVPITLNLLANDSDPDGNTPLSIVALTPPAAGQGTVTMSGTTAVVYTPPPVVTAPLTTTFTYKAQDIKGLASATPATVTITVAPNRPPVAVADSVATLGVAIPISVLANDTDPEGNVPLAVASFTQPPNGRGSVSSNGTVITYTPPANFTTAFTTTFTYFARDSFGAQSTAPATVTVQVSPRPPAETFTVTTATVSARSNNRFTWDFAGTSSVTTGNVVTIRVSTPTGLATLGTATVAVTGRWRLTVNNTTTVIPSANPTATITSSQGTVRTVTVISN; this is translated from the coding sequence ATGAACAAGTGGCCACGCTTCGCGCTCAAGGCGCTCGGGCTGACTCTTTCGCTGTCCGGCAGTGCGTTCGCGCAACTCAATGCCGTCGATACCGGCCCCTACACTTTCGCCACGGGGAAATTCCCCATGTGGTATCAGGACAGCAATTTGCTGTCGCTGGAACTGTGCCAGTCACGGGCTACCAGCACGCGGGCACCGGGTGCTCCTGGCGCCCCCGCCTATATGTGCATCCTGAATCCGGAGCCCGGCATCTTCGACGACACCCTGCCGATGGTGTTCCCGGATAACTGGCCACCGGAAGCGTTCTGGTTCCTCGCCGAGACCAGCATCAACGATGTTGGAGGTTATGGCGTGGATGCCTACGTGGCCGGGATTGAAGCGGCGTTCGCTGCGGAAAACCCTGTCGACGGCGATCAGGCCAGCTTCGCGCGGATTCGCCTGCGGGTGAACATACCTGTCGCGGGCACCTACACCATCACCCACCCGTACGGCGTGGAAACAGTCAACGTCACCACACCGGGCCGCCGGGCGATCAACATCACCCGCGACATCGGCATCGGTGCACCGGGCAACTTCGCCGGGGCACTCAACGGGGAGGTCGGGCCATTTCTTCGCAGCGTCAATGGGCCGTACACCGAAGTGAATCCGGACACCGGCGCCATCGAGACATTCGTGGGTGATCCGAACCTCAGCGAAGCGGTCACCGGCAGCCCGTTCAACAATAACTTCCTGCGTGTCCAGGGTCCGGCCGGGACCATTCAGACCAACCTCTTTACCGTGTCCGGCAAAGTCCTCGACAGCCGTGCGCAAACCCCTGTGGAAATCGGCCGCGCCACTTACCGCCGCCTCCCGACAGGTCCGGGCACGAGCAGTACCCGGGTCGAAGTCTTCGGCAAATCGGCCATCAGTTCGATCCTGTGCTTCCGTGAAACCGTGCCTCTGGTTCCCGGACCACCGCAATCGCCCTGCCTGGTCACCATGCTCGGCAACAACACCGGCCAGTTCTTCGGCCATCGTCTGACAGGCAGCACGGTTCCTCCGGTGGTGGTGGTCACCGCGACCGACCCGAGTGGCACCAACCGGCCAACGGCGGTGTCGAGCAAAGTCACCGACATCGTGAAAATCCAGACCGCACGCTACAACTGGAGCAATCACAGCCTGCTGATCGAAGCCACCTCGTCAGACGAAGTCGTGGTGCCGGACATGGTCGCTCAGGGCTTCGGACGGCTGACGAAAACCGGCACTTTGCAACGCCTGACCGTTGCCGATCTGTCGCAGCCACCGGCCACTGTCACGATCAAATCCGCCGCCGGCGGCAACGACACCGAACCTGTGGTGGTGATCGGCACACAACCGAACAGCGGTGAAAACCAGGCGCCGCTGGCCGTTGCCGACACCGGCAGCACCAGCTTCGGGGTGCCGATCACCCTCAACCTGCTGGCCAACGACAGCGACCCGGACGGCAACACGCCATTGAGCATCGTCGCGCTGACCCCGCCGGCCGCCGGGCAAGGCACCGTGACAATGAGCGGCACGACCGCCGTGGTCTACACACCGCCTCCCGTAGTCACTGCACCGCTGACCACGACCTTCACCTACAAGGCTCAAGACATCAAAGGCCTGGCCTCGGCCACCCCGGCGACCGTGACCATCACCGTGGCACCTAACCGGCCACCGGTGGCCGTCGCCGACAGCGTCGCAACCCTGGGCGTGGCGATACCGATCAGTGTGCTGGCCAACGACACCGATCCGGAAGGCAACGTGCCGCTGGCGGTCGCCAGCTTCACGCAACCACCGAACGGTCGCGGCAGCGTCAGCAGCAACGGTACGGTGATCACATACACCCCACCGGCCAACTTCACCACGGCGTTCACCACGACCTTCACCTACTTCGCCCGGGACAGCTTCGGCGCCCAGTCGACGGCACCGGCGACGGTCACCGTGCAAGTCTCGCCACGGCCACCGGCAGAAACCTTCACGGTGACCACGGCAACGGTGTCGGCACGCTCCAACAACCGCTTCACCTGGGACTTCGCGGGCACCTCATCGGTGACCACCGGCAACGTCGTCACCATCCGGGTGAGCACCCCAACCGGGTTGGCAACCCTGGGCACCGCCACGGTGGCGGTGACCGGTCGCTGGCGGCTGACGGTGAACAACACCACCACGGTGATTCCATCGGCGAACCCGACGGCCACCATCACCTCGTCCCAAGGCACCGTGCGCACCGTGACGGTGATCTCCAACTGA
- a CDS encoding DUF6124 family protein, translated as MFKVTPNPPDTDPASPQDNPDSEAHREAVNRALDFYFNPAAQNAHIKATPRTPTTLFIVNPELDTETLLAHACESLASANVMATDLADQLDGTCRNSLLGIAQVIMLGELAVNRALDQLAPTE; from the coding sequence ATGTTCAAAGTAACGCCCAATCCACCGGACACCGATCCGGCATCGCCGCAAGACAATCCCGATTCAGAAGCACATCGCGAAGCTGTCAATCGCGCCCTCGATTTCTACTTCAACCCTGCCGCCCAGAACGCTCACATCAAAGCCACTCCGCGAACACCCACCACCCTGTTTATCGTCAACCCGGAACTCGATACCGAAACCCTGCTGGCCCATGCGTGTGAATCCCTGGCATCGGCCAATGTCATGGCGACGGATCTGGCGGATCAACTGGACGGGACATGCCGCAACTCCCTGCTGGGGATTGCGCAAGTCATCATGCTGGGCGAGTTGGCGGTGAATCGGGCGCTGGATCAATTAGCCCCCACCGAGTAG